AGATTAAATTTTGGATGGTCTTAACTTCGATCACCATCACCAATACAGGATATGCTCTTGGTAGTGATGGAATCAGAATTTTTATTCATGGGGACAAAGATCTAACATATGATGGTGGGTATCACAGTAGCCAATGATGCATGATGaaataaaacctaaaaattAAGAAGACTATAAACCATCAACCCTCTATTTTTAatgataaaacaaaaaaatttaagcAGGAATAAAAAATTGCAATTGAAGTATGGAAAACTTCAAAtacttgaaaacacaacaatgGACTTAGGAAAAAGATTGATGCTagaaaacacataaaaaattattGCTTTGTTTGGGTTTTGTAACTAACACTGTTTCAATTTGTAAAACTATAATAGTGgttaaatttccttttatttcctTGTGTCTGCTTattcttttttatgtttggtTTGGTTGATGGCCATTAAAAGAGGTTTCAGGTATTAGTTCtttttaaaaagtttaattaactttgaaaaatgtATGTATtcatataataaataaatgtaAGCTAAATGGGTTAACGAATGATCATTAGACACCAGCTAGAAAAATTCACCATCAATCCTCTATTTTTAatgataaaacaaaaaaattttatgcaggaataaaaaaattgcaattgaTGGAAAACTTCAAAtacttgaaaacacaacaatggacttaggaaaaaaattgatgctagaaaacacataaaaaattattGCTTTGTTTGGGTTTTGTAACTAACACTGTTTCAATTTGTAAAACTATTATAGTGGTTAAATTTCCTTCTATTTCCTTGTGTCTACTTATTCTATTTTATGTTTGGTTTGGTTGATGGCCAATAAAAGAGGTTTCAGGTATTAGTTCTTtttaaaaaagtttaattaactTCAAAAAATGTATGTATtcatataataaataaatgtaAGCCAAATGTGTTAACGAATTATCATTAGACACCagttagaaaaattcttttaagtTATTATATTTAACGTTTACAAGGAAattcaaaaattggtttaattgtGTAAAAGACTTGTATAGAAAGAAATTAAAGGTAACAAGAAATAACTTGGAAAAAAATGTGTTGAAACTAAAAACATATTCGGTATATGAAACTTGTACAAAGAAAAATTaaagggaagaaaaaagagaCAACTTTCCAAAAGATACTGTTTGAGAACAAAGCATGTAATTTAAGTAAAAAGGTCCTTATCCTTCACAAGGGCCGCTTTCTAAATGATAAAGAACTAActttggaaaaaaaagttttgaaacTAAAAGTTAGGAATATGGAGAAATTAAAAGCAACAAGAAATAACTTTCTCAAAAAAAATGTTGGACTAGGCAAAACATGTAATATGAGTAAGGGAGTCCTAATTAGAGTATGCTATTTATGGCAAAATAATGATCCTCAATCTCGTATAACTTCTAAAAAGTTTCAATAAGTCTAGTACCGTGGGTGGCTCCTGGGACCATGGCTTATTTATAGGGATATTTACATATTACTCATCAACAAACTACTTAGATTGACAATAGGATTTGAACACAGGAACTTTTCATATGAATTGAAAATGGTCCATCTTTACAAATTGAACCTAACATGTGTTGGCTGGAGGATGCTCATTATCTACTTTGTTTTggtaataacaaataaaaggtGAGATTTGCaccggatcttctgtcccacttCCTATACCACTCTCTGtatcactttttattatattactatttccTATTTATCAACAtcatattttagtttttttttattttcttatgatCCGATAACTATTAactgaataaaaaataaatacaacagtttcaaaaaagcaatatataatagaatGTTAAATAATACAActaaaaattcatgaaaatctcattttttactCATTTTGATTTTTGAGCTTCTTatattttgtgtattactctgttaatagttattgaatttcaaagaaacaaaaatgaactaaaatataatatttgcgaagaaaaatagcaatataataaaaagtaggACAAAGAATAGTATAGTGAATGGGACAAAGGATCCGTTGTGAGTAAGATTAGTCTAATTTGCCCGTCATTTATATGTTGTGAACGAGAAGGTCCAAATGATTCACTATCTCATTAAAACACAAACTCCTAGTACGGTGGCCAAATGTCCCTTATTATGTCACACACAAGCAAGTAGCAAGCATGAGGACAACAAAGAAATCAAAGTAGGGCATAGAATATGCAATCAAATCCAAGTCTATCCAAAGTTAAGGATAGGCCTCAATTACAGATTGAACCGCTTGGATGTGTGTCATAGTGTGTCTGCTGAATCCAGCCTTGTTCAGAATATATGCCCATTCCTCTGacgttctttcttttcctgtGGTTGTATGAGCCATCATCACCATATCTAACATCAAACCCACATCTTTAAGCTTGTCGTCTCCTCCTTCATGATCTATCACAGCCTCTACGATGATCACTTTCCCCGTGTCTTGAGGAATAGCTTCTTTGCAGTTCATCAATATGCTGATACACTCGTCATCTCCCCAGTCATGCAACACCCACTATATATATCCAAAACAATAAAGTCAAAGGTGGTGCATACCCAAAAATAAGCTATAATGAACAAAGCATGCATATACTTGCAAATCAATTAattggattaaaaaaaaatagaaagaggaagaagaaagagaagaattgcaattgagcatgaattttttaacttgATTCTTGCTGAACAATACACACGCAGGTAGCTGTACAGTACTACAATTTTTAGGCATAAATTAAGGAGTTAGTATAATTATGGTAAGCTCGGTAGCCAATTATCTAGATAGCTTAATTAGACACAATAAAGTCAATATATTTTCCAAATTGCCAGATTGTTAACTTGATGCATGCACTCTCAAGTCTCAAGTCGCTCAgtatttaactaaatttataaGATCAATATTTGCAAATTAGCCTGGCACTTGGACATTGCGTCATATTTCTATGACATACCTATAGGCAGGAAAATAGCAATTGTCCTTAAATTTTCACCCCTATATATTGACATTCACATAGTCTTTTTATATCAAGGATATGTGATTTTCAAAAGGTTAGTTATATTTGTACTCCTACATCTGCCTCTCATACTCCAGCCTACTCACTCAATAAAAATGCTACCAAAGTGTATGAGGGACCAGTCTATGTGAATGtcactttctttttcaaaaccATGATCCTCTGACGCTATGATAGTCTTTGCAGTTCGCGGACAGGGCCATATAAGTTTCATTTCTGATAAGTTTACCCTTGAGTATAATAGAATTGAAAAATAGTGTAACAAAAATTTAGATATAATGTAACTAGGTAAAAATTTTGCGTGTATTAAAAGTTGAAATGACCATTTACCTTGACATGGagtaaaatgtaaaaatttagATATGATGTAACTAGGTAAAAAATTCGCGTGTATTAAAAGTTGAAATGACCATTTACCTTGACATGGAGTAAAATGGATAACTTGTGAGGCCCTGCATCCACAATAggtaatactttttttttttggttattcaTCACTTATCAATCCTACTTCTAATCGTACTGTAAAGTTCAACTGAGCCTAATCAACCCTACTACTACTCATGTTTGAGGAAATCACATATTGTGACAATTgatgaaagataaaatttgaaCTCTTTGATCTTCCACCATTAAAGTTTTTGATGATGGCAGCAGTCTAAATAGATGTTGGTTAATACTTTCACGTAATTGATAGCTTTTACCTTACGGTACTAACCATGATAAAAGCAGCGTCAGCATTTGGAACGCTGTGAAACATGTCGCCTCCAACATGCTCCACGCCATCAGAATGAGGGGCAAAAGAGACAACATGAGGAAGATCAAAATTGATCCCGCGGATGCAAGGGCAAGCCTTGAGCAATGTGCGGAGAGCCGTTCCGTCGCCTCCGCCGACATCCACCAACGAAGAAATCCCCTCGAACACCTGCGGACACCCGTTGATCATGGCTGAAACGGCAACCCGAGCATCGCAAGCCATGGCATCGTTGATCAGCTTGCTGTGAGCAGGATTGTTTTGCGCGTAACTCCATAAGTCCTGGCCGTGATAAGTGTCAAATGGTGGAGGGCTATTTGCCAAGACACGTCGCCCCAAGCCAAGCCACGGCGAAAGCATCACAGGGCTGCTTTCCAGTAGCACAATAGCAGCCATGCTTTTCTCTCCATTTCTAGCCAGAAGACGAGAGAGGGGCGTCTGTACATAAGTAATACTACTACTACCAATAGCATTGCTAGTACTATTTTGTGAGGAGCAGCCATGTCCTTGATTAACTTGTCTAAAGATGCCGCGGTTGGTTAAGAACCTCATGATTCGATAAAGGGAAGAAGGCGAGCAACCAAGGGCGGCAGACAGCCCATCAAGTGTCATGGCTTGGCCATCCTGGCTTTCCAGGAAGTCCGGAATCCCAAGCTCAATGGCACATTTCACAACAGCCATTTCAGTAAAGCCGAAAACGTATTTCCATATATCCACTTGAGCCTGAGCCTCTTCCTctgcttctttttttattttctcttccTCCATCTCTCGACTTCTTGATTACTaatttttctttgcttttttgtTTTCCCAGGATTCAGTACTAATCAACTGTCTCTATATACGATTATCGGGACTAGTATAACAGCAAAGAAATCAATAGCCAGCCTACTGCAAAATTGTTGGACTGGGATTTTAAAATGAGTTAATTCAACTTTGTACCCTTGTGATATACCCCCAATTTTTATTGTGGTatttaaactttaaaatgggACGTTTTAGTTTTTAAAGTAATAATTTCATACACTCTACTGCACAAGGCATAAAATTTATTTCACTTCAAtcactaaaatttaaaatttgtctCACTTTAGTTTTAAAAGTATAAAATTTGTtctatttaaataaaaaatttgtctCAGTTTGcccatttattttatttaaatgggacaatttttatattttgagGATTAAAGTGCCACATTTTAAAGCTGGGGGACTAAAGTGAAAATTCTAATATAAAAGGCTGCAAAGTTAAATTAATCCTTTTAAATTGGTATGGCTGTTGAATAGACTAATACAGTCATACAGATTCTACAAGTGTCATTTTATACATAATTGCTAAAGGGCCTATGATTTCGCCCGGCAACCACCAAAACGGGCCTATGATTTGACACTGCATCTTCTGCCATTAAATTGCTAATTTCATGTTTATTACAACGATCAAACAAAGGCTGATTAACACGATAATTACGTTTGTCCAACACTAACAGCAATATCAAATTACTGGATCTTTAATGGTCTTGAGCTGGATATTTCCTGTCATTTATCATGCACTGATGCATAATTCATCAGTTGTCGTGAAGGTAGCAGCCAAAAATAATAAACCAATATTAATACCGTCGAAGACTTTGTGGTCAAGTGTGGGACTAGATGTCGCGAAGGTAGCAGCCAAAAATAATAAACCAATATTAATACCACTGAAGACTTTGTCGACAAGTGTGGGAGCAGAAGTGAATTGGGTTAATCAGTATTAGAGGTGCCAAAATGAGTGATTAGAGCAAATTTGGGTGAGTtgaaatgggtaatgggtataggTGAGTCAATctatttatatccatttaattagatgggtataaatgtgTAACTTAAAAAATGAGTTGAATAactcaattacccatttataacccatttattttaatttttgtaaactcatttaaattcatttttgcaaactaaattatcaatttataccaccaTTTGTACTCATcgttaattttaaatatttacttatgaTGTTTAATAAgtctaattaccaattttttccaTCCGTgttctatgtcacaaaattacatactatttaataattgaacaataagaatataaaaatttgaactaagtactatgaAAGTTAATCTAAAAACTTTGAACTCCTAGCATTTTTTCATgtataaatttgaaatttcattttgaaaagataggaaaagaggctaaaacttcTCATAAATTGGCAATGATGAAAAATAAGCAAATTAACAAGTTACGAGAAAATAAAACGATAAgataaaatgaacaaataataataataatgaaacaaaagtagttaacatcatgacaaaatgaagaatCTGAAAAAATGAGGATATCTATCTGCATCCAAAATACATCAAATGTTTGCTAaggcaaaaaaataaaacattctaCTATATACAAGGTTTCAGCAGTATTAATGCATGAAAGTCTCCAACAATGAGTTCAATAATCAAATGTAGGCCTCAAATTTCTTCTAAATGGGTAGGGGAAGAGAGGAAGTTTTGGGGAGACAATTTTATATggattaaatgggtattattaggtaacccatttatacccatatacaaaaacTTAAAATACCCATATACATCTATTCATGGACAGACAtaataaatttagttaaataaaTTTACTTACCACCTATAATCAGTATTGAAGGGTAGGGAATCGGATCACAGGTTCCCACAATTATTATTATACAATATGGCGGAAGAGTATACATTTAAACAGCAGGTTTAAAAACAGCAATaattcttttactttttgtaGAGATCGTCAATCATGGATTTTCTCTAGTCTAGACCTTAGATTACGTGATTGATGTGTGGCACACTCCTATAGCAATTTATGGATTTCCAGAGGGACGACACAATCGCTTGTGTAGATGGTTTGAAACAGCTGCTTGTATAGATAGTTTTAAACAACGTGCAATACGAAGTATATGGCATggcattaataaaaaaaaaaaaaacaagtgcAAAATTCGTGTATTGTTTGGCAGGTCTTATGTTCCGTGAAAAATTATGTActaagaccaaaaaaaaaaaaaagtgaggtTGCTTACTATGAAATGGGGTGTGAGGTACAAATTTGTCACCACTTACTTTACCTGAAATTTATATATGGCGGGTCAAGTCACAATTGAACATCTCaattaacacaaaaaaaaaaaaatcctaagaaTTGAATGTTAGTTGTTTTCGGTCTTGGTCTCGAAAACTAACACGGAAAGTTTTCTGTCTAAACCGGGGGACGGGGAGGAGACCCCACCCTTCCCCTCTCCAGAGTTTTAGAAATTTTAGTTTACATTACTTGTAAAATTAGAATTTCTTAGAATGCTCTTTATAAATTTAAAGTTTTGTCCTTACAAGAACTTAAAATATTTTATGTTATACATATAACTTTAGGTACATTTAAGATTATCTCTCAAAATGAACTTTCTGTtgggttaaaaataaaaaagcctTATGTGATGTACCTATTACATAGGAAAGCCTCACATAGTTTCAAAACGTACAAAACGACACATTATATTTTGAACTGAGTTATAAAATTGGCGGAATCTGATAAACTTAACGGGGACTGacgaaatgacaaaattgccctCATATATCTAAGTAAAATACAGTTCAATAGNNNNNNNNNNNNNNNNNNNNNNNNNNNNNNNNNNNNNNNNNNNNNNNNNNNNNNNNNNNNNNNNNNNNNNNNNNNNNNNNNNNNNNNNNNNNNNNNNNNNNNNNNNNNNNNNNNNNNNNNNNNNNNNNNNNNNNNNNNNNNNNNNNNNNNNNNNNNNNNNNNNNNNNNNNNNNNNNNNNNNNNNNNNNNNNNNNNNNNNNNNNNNNNNNNNNNNNNNNNNNNNNNNNNNNNNNNNNNNNNNNNNNNNNNNNNNNNNNNNNNNNNNNNNNNNNNNNNNNNNNNNNNNNNNNNNNNNNNNNNNNNNNNNNNNNNNNNNNNNNNNNNNNNNNNNNNNNNNNNNNNNNNNNNNNNNNNNNNNNNNNNNNNNNNNNNNNNNNNNNNNNNNNNNNNNNNNNNNNNNNNNNNNNNNNNNNNNNNNNNNNNNNNNNNNNNNNNNNNNNNNNNNNNNNNNNNNNNNNNNNNNNNNNNNNNNNNNNNNNNNNNNNNNNNNNNNNNNNNNNNNNNNNNNNNNNNNNNNNNNNNNNNNNNNNNNNNNNNNNNNNNNNNNNNNNNNNNNNNNNNNNNNNNNNNNNNNNNNNNNNNNNNNNNNNNNNNNNNNNNNNNNNNNNNNNNNNNNNNNNNNNNNNNNNNNNNNNNNNNNNNNNNNNNNNNNNNNNNNNNNNNNNNNNNNNNNNNNNNNNNNNNNNNNNNNNNNNNNNNNNNNNNNNNNNNNNNNNNNNNNNNNNNNNNNNNNNNNNNNNNNNNNNNNNNNNNNNNNNNNNNNNNNNNNNNNNNNNNNNNNNNNNNNNNNNNNNNNNNNNNNNNNNNNNNNNNNNNNNNNNNNNNNNNNNNNNNNNNNNNNNNNNNNNNNNNNNNNNNNNNNNNNNNNNNNNNNNNNNNNNNNNNNNNNNNNNNNNNNNNNNNNNNNNNNNNNNN
Above is a genomic segment from Coffea eugenioides isolate CCC68of chromosome 5, Ceug_1.0, whole genome shotgun sequence containing:
- the LOC113770874 gene encoding acetylserotonin O-methyltransferase-like isoform X1 — its product is MEEEKIKKEAEEEAQAQVDIWKYVFGFTEMAVVKCAIELGIPDFLESQDGQAMTLDGLSAALGCSPSSLYRIMRFLTNRGIFRQVNQGHGCSSQNSTSNAIGSSSITYVQTPLSRLLARNGEKSMAAIVLLESSPVMLSPWLGLGRRVLANSPPPFDTYHGQDLWSYAQNNPAHSKLINDAMACDARVAVSAMINGCPQVFEGISSLVDVGGGDGTALRTLLKACPCIRGINFDLPHVVSFAPHSDGVEHVGGDMFHSVPNADAAFIMWVLHDWGDDECISILMNCKEAIPQDTGKVIIVEAVIDHEGGDDKLKDVGLMLDMVMMAHTTTGKERTSEEWAYILNKAGFSRHTMTHIQAVQSVIEAYP
- the LOC113770874 gene encoding acetylserotonin O-methyltransferase-like isoform X2 — encoded protein: MEEEKIKKEAEEEAQAQVDIWKYVFGFTEMAVVKCAIELGIPDFLESQDGQAMTLDGLSAALGCSPSSLYRIMRFLTNRGIFRQVNQGHGCSSQNSTSNAIGSSSITYVQTPLSRLLARNGEKSMAAIVLLESSPVMLSPWLGLGRRVLANSPPPFDTYHGQDLWSYAQNNPAHSKLINDAMACDARVAVSAMINGCPQVFEGISSLVDVGGGDGTALRTLLKACPCIRGINFDLPHVVSFAPHSDGVEHVGGDMFHSVPNADAAFIMGLTSYPFYSMSSGCCMTGEMTSVSAY